GCCATGGGCGCGCGCCCCTGGCAGGCGCTGGCCGCGCCTGGCCACGACATGGACGCGCTCATGTACTGGAATCCGGAGACCGGCATCCTCATCTCCGGTGACGCCCTGTGGCGCGACGGCTTCGGCATCCTGTTCGCCGAAGTGCTCGGCACCGGCGACGGCATCGGCACCGCGCGCACCACCCTCGACGCCATCGCCCGCCTGCCGGTGCGCACCGTCATCCCCGGCCACGGCGCCCCCTTCGTCGAAGTGGACGAGGCCCTGGCCACCGCCTACGCCCGGCTCGCGGCCTTCGAGGAAGACGGCGCCCGCATGGCCCGCAACGCCATCCGCGCCTGCACCACCTTCGCCCTGCTCGACCTGCGCCGCATGTCCATTGACGCACTGCCCGGCTGGCTGGAGCGGACACCCCTGTTCGCCGAGGCCAACCGGCGCTTCCTCAACGAAACGCCGGAGCGGCTCGCGGACTGGTTGATCGACGGCCTGGAGAAGGCGGGCGTGGCGAAGCGGGAGGGCGGGTGGTTGGTGGCCGCGTAGGGCGGAAGCGTCGACGGCGTCATCCACCGCTTGGGATGATGACATACGCAAGTAACTTCTTACGCAGACTAATGCGCTCGTAGTGGAAGACCAAACAGGCGTCGCAAGAAGTCTTCGAGGTCAACCAAGGCAGATGGTTGATTTGCTAACAACCAATCAATCAAACTGGGCGTATCGCGAGTTTTTCTAAACTCTAGCCTCGCCTCAGATAACTTTGAAAAGATATTTGAAAGCACCTCAGATCCATTTGCAGAAGCCAAATTTTCATACGAATATGAATCCAATTCGGCCCTGACCGTGTCGCTTGCGATCGGCTCCCCTAATTCCGTCAAAACCGCTGATATTGCGTCAGGATGCAAGACATAGTTTTCAAGCATCTTACGCTCCAGAAAATGAATTGCGCCTGACGATTCTTGGCAGATTTTCTTGCATTCACTGCTCTTTCGATTTTCCTTGTCCAATAGAATGGCGACCATAGGCGGCACTAGTGCGGATGACGCGGTTAGCCTTTGATAGATTTTGGCGACTTCCGTTGGCGAAAGGCCTTTCTTTTCAAACGCTCCCGTGTGCTCAACTCTTAATACTGCAGTGCCTGCCGCCACTTCTGGGCAGAAATGACGCAGCAGCACAGGTATTACAATTTCTTCAGTCTGCCCCTCCACCCAAAGCACCCTATCCTGCCCATGCAAATCCGTCATGCGAATTCCGAGATGCGCCAAATCAGTTCGCAGCGATGGAAGGTCTTTTCCTGAAACTTGTTTGGTTACTGAGTATGTCTCATTGAGTGAGAACATTGTGATTGTCGCCGGAGAAACAGCAGTCAATACGTCTGGAGAATGAGCTGTGAGAATGTATTGATGTTGTTTCCCTTCCTGTGAAAGTATTCCCAATAGCTCTCGAAGAGCTTTGGGGTGAAGGAATGAGTTGGGCTCATCGATCGCAATGACTTGCGGAAATCTAGAGGTGAGAACGACGTACAGTATCGCGATGACGTTGCCAATTCCGCTTCCCATTTTGTCCAGCGATACTGCAAGATCGTGCCGCCGCTTGGAGGGGGCTTCTGGTAGGCATTGGAGTTGGAATGCTTGATTTCCTGGAATGGGAGGAGCCTGAATCCATTTCACCGACGGAAATATTCGATGTACCCAGTTGCACAGTATGCGATGGCCTTCGGCATCGTTGGAATGAAGATGGTTGATGCAATAGGGAAGATTTCCCGCGTTGCGCTGAAGTACGGGATCGCCTGCTGTGGAAGAAGTATCTGCCGGCAGCCTTTGTGCAGAAAACCTGTATATTCTTGATCGATATTTTTCTCGAATTGATGCTAAGTGGCGTTCAATTCCACCGGAATTGGCTACTTGTGCGTTTTGAAGCGTCCCGTCCGAAGGGTTAAAGTCCATATAGATCGAGCATATTGTGTCGTTGTTTGATTTTGAATTGACGATTTTAGAAAATCCGTGGCATGTTTTATATGCGGTCCTTATATTCCCGCCATGGATTTCTATGAAGATGACTATCTCTGGGGATTCGCAGATTCCATCGTAGAGTTGTCGGGCAGCAACATTCCCATGGCTAGAAATATTTTTGAGAATCTCATTTGGAATAGGAATCTGAATATTTGTTGTAGAAATTCCTCGATATTCATTCAGAGTTGTTGTAAGTGATAATTTAAGCCGGGAGTGGGGTGAGGGAGATGCGCCGTACTCAGGCAAGTTTGCAACGGATCGGTGGGGCGATGAAATAGTCGAATCTAGGTCGAGTGCTTCAAGGGCCGTTGTCTTTCCCGAGTTGTTTGCCCCTACAAACAAGTTAAATCCTGGCGCCAAAAGAATCTCTTGTGGCTTCAAAAAACACTTGTAATTCTCCATTTCTATGGAATTAACGTACATGGCGGCTATTCTTCCTAGTCGAACACTGATGGCGTTTCCCACAAATATCGCTATGCATAGTACATTCGTTTCATGCGAATTTGCAGTGAATTCAGCTTTCCGAAGAGGTTGCCGCTTGCGGTCTGTCTTTTTCTAACAGTTCCCATGACCACTTCGATCAAATGGTGGTTTAGGTTGCCAAGCGGGTGTCTGAGCGACTTCGCCAGTCGAACGGTGCCTGTTCCCGATGAGCAATGGGCCTATCTTTTCGCATAGGCGCCCGCAGCCTACGGGTTAGGACCAATCTCAACTCACAAAACCAGCATCCCGCCGTCACTCCCGGGTCACGGGCAGCCGCTAGCTTCGGTCCTTTCCCGACGTCCCGATTCAGGTCCCGTAGATACTGTTATCCGCGTCAAGTCTCGTGAAGCGTCGGGTCGAACGGCTTGCCCGACTTGAGCACACCATAGGCCACCTGAAGCAGTTTTCGCATCATCGCCCCGATGATCAGCTTCGGATGCTTCCCGCGCCGCACGAGGCGTTGGCGGAATCGGCCACCCCATGTCGTTTTGTACGCGGTCACAACCGCTGGCATGTATAAGGCCTTGCGGATGAACGCATGGCCGACCTTGGACAGATGCGAACGTCCTCTGACGCTCGAACCGGATTCGTGCTGGCGCGGATCGAGCCCGGCAAATGCAACGGCCTGGCGCGCATTGCCAAAGCGCGCCGGATCGGCATAGAAAGCAAGCAAGACCGCGACCGTGCGCTCGCCCACACCGGGAATGGATTCGAGCAACTGTCGTTTGTCATGCATGTCCGGATCATTGTCGATGTGATCGTTGATCTGGCGCACCAACTGGGTAATCTGTTCATCAAGCCAGGCCAGATGCGCTTCGATGCCCTCGCGCACGGCATCGCGGGCGACCAGCAAACGGTTGCTCTCCTGCCGATGCATGTTCTGCAACGCCTCCAGGCGCAGCACCATGGCGCGAAGCGCCTGCTCTTGGGCACTCGGTGCTTGCCAGGGTGGCGGGCAACGCTCGGCGCAGAACTGGGCGATCAACGAAGCATCGACCTTGTCGGTCTTGGTGCGCACCAATCTCGATGCACCGAACGCCTTGATCTGGGCTGGATTGATGACGCTGACAGTCGTGTGCTCGCGACCAGACAAGTACTCTGCCGAAGCTTCCCAGTAGATGCCGGTCGCTTCCATGCATACGTGCACTTGGCCAACGCCGCGCTGGGCGAGCCACTCGTCCAGCCGCTTGAAGCCCTCTGGCGCGTTGCTCACCACCTTGTGGCGCAGCTTGCCATCGGGCAGCTGTAATGCGCAGTCGAGCTTGTCCTTGGAAACATCGATACCCAACACAAAAGAACTCATCCCGATTCCTCCCGTGATCTACCTTGTTCATCCGGGCTGCCGGCCATGCCGGGCCAAAGATACTGTCCGATCTATTGGTGAGGGTGAGCGGCTGGTGCATGGATCTACGCGGCGGGCTCGCGGCCCAAGGGCGGAATCGGCATCCAGCCGCTCGGCTCGGGGGATCCCCCGAGCCGATCTGAGAACTGCCAAAGCAGAAGATATGGCAATCTCAGATCTGAGGAAAACAATACAAGGGCGGAAAAGCGAAGCGCCTTCCGCCGCATGAGGTGATCGAAGCGGGCGCTTTCGGCGGATGACGCTACGCTTGTCCGCCCGACCCACCTTCGGAAACGCCGTCGGCGGCCACACGCTTCCCAGGGTGTTCATTCCGGGCCCGCCGGACCAACCACACGACCCACCCCGGCGACCCCGCCCCGGCGCCGAACGGCGCATGCCCCGTTCGCCAAACCGTCATTCCCGCTTCACCGCCAGGTCACGCCGCCTCGTTAGCGTTCGGGTCATTGCCCCTATCGCTTGTGGAGTGCGTCATGGCCTTCGATTCGCAGATGTCCCGTCGTCGTTTCATCCGGACCCTCGGGGCCGGCGCTGTGGCCGGTGCGGCGCTCTCGAGCGTGCCGGCGCTGGCGTCGCATCGGCGTGCGCCGGTGTCGCTGCGCAATTTCACCCATGGCGTCGCCAGCGGAGATCCGCTGCCGCATGCGGTGATCTTGTGGACGCGCCTGAGCCCGGTCGGGCGGCGCGGGCAGGTGCCGGTGTTCTGGGAGGTGGCGGCCGATCGGGCGTTTCGCCATGTGCTGCGCCGGGGGGTGGCGCGCACCGATGCGGGGCGCGATTTCACCGTCAAGGTGGATGTGGACGGGCTGCCCGCGGGGCGGCGTTTCTTCTACCGCTTCCGCTCCGGCCGGGCGGTGTCGCCGGTGGGTGTGACCCGGACGCTGCCGCGCGGGGCGGTCGACGAGGTGCGTCTGGCGGTGTTTTCCTGTGCCAACTATCCGGCCGGATTCTTCCATGCCTATGGCGAGGCGGCGCGCCGGCGCGATCTGTTCGCCTCGGTGCATCTGGGCGACTACCTCTATGAATACGGCCGCGGCGGCTACGCGTCGGAAGATGCGGCGCTGCTCGACCGCGAGGTCGATCCGGAAGGCGAGCTGCTCGCTCTCGACGATTACCGCAGGCGCTACGCCCAGTACCGCAGCGATCCGGACTGCCAGGCCCTGCATGCGGCGATGCCAATGATCGCGGTGTGGGACGATCACGAGATCGCCAACGACACCTGGAAGGGCGGGGCCGAGAACCACAATCCGGGCGAGGGCGACTTCGCCGTGCGCCGGGCCGCGGCGATCCGGGCCTATCACGAGTGGATGCCGATCCGGGTGAGCGATCCGCGCCGGCCGGAGCGCATCTACCGCAGCTTCCGCTTCGGCAATCTGCTCTCGCTGCACATGCTCGACACCCGCGTCATCGCCCGCGACAGGCAGCTGGACTATGCCGGCTACCTGGGCAACGGCGGTTTCGACGCCGCCGCCTTCGCGGCCGACATGGCCGACCCGGCCCGCCAGCTGATGGGCACCGAGCAGCGCGCCTGGCTGCAGGGGCAGATGGCGGCGTCGTCGGCCACCTGGCAGGTGCTCGGCCAGCAGGTGCTGATGGGGCGCATGCACATCCCCGCGCCAGTGGCGCTGCAGTCGATCAGCTTCGGCGACTATTCGGCGTTGCTGTACAAGGCGCAGACTGCGCCGGGCACGCTCACCCCGGCCGAGCAGGCCGTCCTCGCGCAGCCGGCCATTCCCTACAACCTGGACGCCTGGGACGGCTACGCGGTGGCGCGCGAGGTGGTGCTGGGCATGGCGCGGGCGCTGGACAAGAACCTGGTGGTGCTCGCCGGTGACACCCACAACGCCTGGGCCAGCGACCTGGCCGATGCGCAGGGCAACGCGGTGGGGGTGGAGTTCGCCACCGCGTCGGTTTCGTCGCCGGGCCTGGAGGCTTATTTCCCCAACGAGGATCCGGCGGCGGTGGCGGCCGGGCTGACCCGGCTCATCGGGCCCCTGCGCTACGCCAACACGGCCGATCGCGGCTACATGGTGCTCACCGCCACCGCCGAGGCGTGCACGGCCCAGTGGCACTATGTGAGCACCATCAAGTCGGCCGACTATGCGGCCATCGACGGGCCGGTGTGGGCGACCCTGCCGGGCGCCGGCAACCGGCGCCTGTTCGCGGTCTGAGCGTTTCGACCGGGCGATGCGATTCCGGCGGCCATCGGCCGCCGGAATCTTGCGTGTCCCCGCTCAGGGGATCAGTTGTACACCAGGCTGGGCAGCCAGGTGACGATGCCCGGAATCAGGATGCACAGCAGCAGCCCCAGCGCCTGCAGGCCGAGGAACACCAGCGAGGACTTGAAGATGGTGGCCATGCTGATCGACTCGGGGGCCACGCCGCGGATGTAGAACAGGGCGTAGCCGAACGGCGGGCTCAGGAAGCTCATCTGCATGTTCACCAGGTAGATCACCCCGAACCACAGGGCCACCTTGTCGCCGGGCACCGGGGGCATGCCGAACAGGCCGTCGAAGGTGAGCGACTTGATGATGGGCACGAAGATCGGCACCGCCAGCAGGAGGATGCCGACCCAGTCCAGGAACATGCCCAGGATCACCAGCAGCACCATCATCAGGAACAGGATGCCGTAGGGCGAAAGACCCGTGCCGAGGATGGCGTCGCTGATGAATTCCTGCCCGCCCTGGAGGATGTAGAAGCCCACGAAGATGGAGGCGCCGAAGATGATCCACAGCACCATGGCCGAGGCCTTGACCGTGCTCACCGAGGCTTCCTTGAGGGCCACCAGGTCGAAGCGCCCGTGCATGATGGCGACGATGATGGCGCCGAAGGAGCCGATGCCGGCCGCTTCCACCGGGGTGGCGATGCCGGCGAACAGCAGGCCGAGCACCAGCACCACCAGGATCAGCGGCGCGATCAGCTTGAGCAGCAGGCGGAACTTGGCTCCCAGGGTGATGCGCTCCTCCACCGGCACCGCCGGCCCCATGGAGGGCCGCAGCCAGGTGCGGATCAGCACGTAGGCCACGTACATGCCCGAGAGCATCAGGCCCGGCACCAGCGACCCGAGGTAGAGCTCGCCCACCGATTGCTGCGCCACCACCGCGTAGAGGATGGCGAGGATCGACGGTGGGATCAGGATGCCCAGGGTGCCGCCGGCCATGATCGAACCGATGGCGATCTGCGGGTCGTAGTTGCGCTTGAGCATGGCGGGCAGGGCGATGATGCCCATGGTCACCACCGCCGCGCCGATCACCCCCACCATGGCGGCGAGGATGGTCGAGGCGATGATGGTGGCCGCCGCCAGGCCGCCGCGCAGGCCGCCCATCCACTGGTAGATGACGTCGAACATCTCCTCGATGAGCCCCGCCCGTTCGAGCATCGAAGCCATGAAGATGAACAGCGGGATGGCCGCGAGGTCGGAGTTGGTCATCATCGGGAAGATGCGCGAGGGGATGATGTTGACCATCACCTGCCCGCCGATGAGGTAGACGAACACCACCCCGAGGCCGCCGGTCACGAAGGCCAGCGGCAGGCCCAGCATGAGCAGCACCAGCAGCGAGCCGAACATGATGTAGGTGAGCTCTTCGATGTTCATGTCGCCGAGCATGCCGGCGGTGGTGAACAGGAAGTGCTCGTCGCCGTAGGGGTCGTAGAAGAGCACGTTGATCAGTTCCACGGCGCACACGAAGAGCATGGCGGCGCAGGTCAGGATCAGCAGGATGGTGCCGGCCTTGCCCATGGCGCCGGACGGATGGCGGGTCGCAGCGGCATTCATGGTCAGCCCTCCTGGCCCATGCGGTGGAACAGCACGATGTCCTTCACCAGCTTGGAGATCCCCGCCAGCAGCAGGAGGACGGCGCCGAGCACCATCATGCCCTTGACCGGCCAGTACTGGATGCCCCAGGTCTCCACCGTGGTTTCATGCATGTGGTAGGAGTCGACGAAGAAGCCCCACGAGGTGCCGAGCAGGGCGATGGCGAAGATGAAGAAGAAGATCGAGGTGAAGATGTCCATGCCCACCCGGCCGCGCGGGGCAGCTTGATGTAGAGCACGTCCACCCGCACATGGCCACCGGTGAGCAGGGTGTAGGCGCCCGCGAGCAGGTATTGCATGCCGAACAGCAGGAAGCAGGACTCGTGCACCCAGATGGTCGGCTGGTTGAAGAGGTAGCGCATGACCACTTCGTAGAAGTAGGCGCACACGGCGTTGACGGTCCAGAACGCGACGAAGATGCCCGACCACTTGCTCAGGGCGTCGATGATGCGGGTGAAACCGTTCTCGACGTGCAGTGCCGGATCCTCCTCGGCGAGCAGATCGGCGGCGAGTTCTTCGTCGGGGGTGGGGGTGTGGGGCTGGCGCTGCTCCTGCCACCGGCTCAGGAAGATGAAGACGATCGGCATGATCGCCAGCCACCCCCAGTAGACCATGTGCGGCAGCACAAAGCCGAAATCGGGTTCGTTGTTCATAGCGTGAGTCCTCGCGCAGGCGTGACCTGCACGCTGCCGGCCATGGCGGGCCGGCAGCGTGCAGGGCGTCGATGGTGTGGCGAAAGCGGGTTAGAGGCTCAGCCCCTTGATGTCGGCCGCATCCACGTAGCCCATGATGGGGTTCATCATGTAGTCGAGTTGCAGCTTGAACACCGCGGTCGCGTCCGCGTCCTTCTTGGCCCACTTGAACCAGATCGGGATGGCCGCCTTGCGGAAGGCCTGCAGGTCCGCCTCGCTCAGGCGGTTGATGACGCTGCCGGCCTTCTCGAACTTGACCAGCGCTTCCACGTTGCGCTTCTGGATCGACACGTAGTGCTTGACCGAGTAGGTCTTCACCCGGTCCTCGACCAGCCGCTGCATCTGCGGCGACAGGCCCTTCCACGCACGCATGTTCACGGTCAGGTCCATGAGGTCCACCGGCTGGTACACCGACATCAGGCCCGGGGGGCCGAACAGGATGTACTTGGTCACCTGAGCGAAACCCAGATCCCAGTTCACCGCCGGGCCCACGTAGTCGGCCGCGTCGATGGTGCCCTTCTCCAGCGCCGGGAAGATGTCCGAGCCGGGCAGGCTCACCGTGGAGGCGCCGAACTCCTGGAACACTTCCGAGACCATGCCGCCGGGCACGCGCAGCTTCAGGCCCTTGAAGTCGGCCACGCTGGTCACCGGCTTCTTGGAGTGGATGATGTTGGCGTCGTGCTGGATCGGGCCCACGTACACCAGACCGAATTTCGCGTAGATCTTGCGCGTCATCTCCAGCAGGCCGAGGCCGTAGAACATGGTGTCCCACTGCGCCGGCTGGTCCGGCCCCACCGGGTAGGAGGACAGGAACACCGAGGCCGGCATCTTGCCCGACCAGTAAAGGGTGAAGGGATTCATGCCGTCGAGCACGCCGGTGCGCACCGACTCGAACAGGGCGTTGTTGTCCGCGGCCACCGCCTTGGCGCCGAAGGGTTGAATCGACAGCTCGCCGCCCGAGGCCTCCTTGAAGCCGTGGCACCATTCCTCGAACAGGGCGTAGCCGGTGGTGCCGGCGTCCCAGGTGGACTGCACTTTCCAGGTCTTGCCTTTGGCCGCCTCGGCGTTGCCGATGAACGGGGCGCCGGTGATCGCGGCGCCGCCGATGATCGCGGTTTTCTTGAGGAAGCCTCGCCGGTTGCCGGCTGTGTCTACAGACTGCGCGTGTTGCGTGGTTGTCTTGCTCACAGGTGTCTCCTCCGGTTGTGCTTTTTGAGCGGGCTGTCGACCCGCATTTGCGTATGCGTCCCGCCGCGGCAGGGTACCGATCGGCCGACCTTGAACCGACGGTGAGACCGAAGAAGTAAATCAGACTGTAGGAATTTTCTGAACTAGGGTCGACACGTATACCCGCCCGGCCGGGCAGGGCTGTCGCAAGGATGAAATGAGGGGCGGTTACCTATACACTCGTTTCATTCCCCCGAGAGCCCGCCCATGCAAATCGTCCTCATCAGTGGCCTGTCCGGTTCGGGCAAGAGTATTGCCCTGAACGTGCTGGAGGATGCCGGCTACTACGTGGTGGACAACCTGCCCGCCACGCTGCTGCCGCAACTCATCTCCACCCTGCGCGGCGCCGGTTACCAGCGCCTGGCGGTGGCGGCGGACGTGCGTGCCGGGGCCTCCATCTCGGCCCTGCCGGGGCAGATCGAGCGCCTCCACGACATGGTCGACGACCTGCGCTTCATCTTCCTCGAGGCGCGCGACGAGACCCTGATCCAGCGTTTCTCCGAGACCCGGCGGCGCCACCCCCTGGCCGAGGAGAACCTCACCCTGGGCGAGGCCATCGCGCGCGAGCGCGACCTGCTCGAGCCGATCTCGCACCTGGGCCACCGCATCGACACCAGCGATACCCAGGCCAACACCCTGCGCGCCTGGGTCAAGGATTTCATGCAGCTGGAGCAGACCGCGGGCCTGACCCTGCTGTTCCAGTCCTTCGGCTTCAAGTACGGCATCCCGGTGGATGCCGACCTGGTGTTCGATGTGCGCTGCCTGCCCAATCCGCACTACGACCTGAACCTGCGCCCGCTCACCGGGCGCGACCAGCCGGTGATCGACTTCCTCGAGAAGATCCCCGAGGTCGGCCGCATGTTCGACGACATCCGCGGCTTCGTCGCCAACTGGCTGCCCGCCTACATCCGCGACAATCGCAGCTACCTCACCGTGGCGGTGGGCTGCACCGGCGGCCAGCATCGCTCGGTGTACTTCGCCGAGCGCCTGGCGAACCACTTTCGTGACACCGTGCGCGTGATGGTGCGCCACCGGGCCGGCGCCCGCCGCGCCCACGACGGCCGCACCGGCAACGGGAGTGGCGCGGCCAGATGAGGAGTGCGAAGTGGCGCGAGTGGCTGGGCGAACTGCGGCCCGGTGACGGGCTCGTGGTGCTCGGCGGTCTGGCGTTCGCCGCGCTGGCGGCCTGGCATCTGTGGCAGGGCGGCGCGGCGCGCTGGGCGGAGGTGCGCGCCCATGGCAAGGTGGTGGCGCGCCTGCCCATCGACCGGCCCGGTACGGTGACCGTGGACGGCCCGCTGGGCAAGACCCTGATCGAAGTGGCGCCCGGACGCGCCCGGGTCAAGAGCGATCCGGGGCCGCGCCAGTACTGCGTACGCCAGGGCTGGCTGACCCATGCCGGCGCGGTGGCCATCTGCGCGCCCAACCAGGTCAGCCTGCACGTGCTGGGCGACTCGCCCGCCTATGACACGCTCAACTATTGAACTGCCGGTCACGGCCGCCGACCAGCGCGTGGCCCGCTACGCGGCGGCCGCCATCGTCCTGTCGGTGGCCGAGGCGGCGATCCCGATGCCGCTGCCGGGGGTCAAGCCGGGGCTGGGCAACATCATCACCCTGGTGGTGCTGGCGCGCTGGGGCTGGCGCGAGGCGGCCTGGGTGGTGTTGCTGCGGGTGGCGGCGGCGAGCCTGCTGCTCGGCCAGTTCCTCGCCCCGGGATTCTTCCTCAGCCTGTCCGGTGCCCTCACCAGCCTGCTGGTGCTCGGCGGTGCCATGCACCTGCCGCGGCGCTGGTTCGGCCCGGTGAGCCAGAGCGTGCTGGCCGCCTTCGGCCATTTCAGCGGGCAGTTGCTGGTGGCGCGTCTGTGGCTGGTGCCGCACGAGGGCGTGTTCTACCTGGTGCCGGTGTTCGCCCTGGCGGCGGTGGTGTTCGGCACCGTCAATGGCCTGGTGGCGGCGCGACTGCTGCACGAGCTGCCGCCGCGGGCGGCTTAGTCCACGTCGGACCACACCGCCAGTTCGTTGCCGCTGGGGTCGGTGAAGTGGAAACGCCGGCCACCGGGAAAGTCGAACACCGGGCGGATGAGGGTGCCGCCGGCCGCTTCGACCTTGGCCTGGGTCTGCGCCAGGTGCTTGCTGTAGAGCACGATCAGCACGCTGCCCTCGGCGGTGCGCGCGCGCTTGTCCGACAGGTAGAAGCCACCGTCGATGCCGGCATGGTCGAAGGCGGTGTATTCCGGCCCGTAGTCGGTGAAGCTCCAGCCGAACACGGTCGAGAAGAAGGCCTTGGTGGCCTCCAGGTCGCAAGCGGGCAGTTCCAGGTAGTTGATCTTCTCGTGGGTGTTCATGGGCGTCTCCTCCTCGTCGGTGACGCCCATTATGCCCACCCCCGATGCCGTGCGCATGACAGCCGCACCCCCGATGCCGTGCGCATGACAGCCGCACCCCCGCCCGGTCGGGCATGGGTCGGCTCAGACGCCGTGCTGCCGGAGCCACGCGAGCATGCGCTTCCAGCCGTCCCGGGCCGGACCTTCGCGGTAGCTGGGGCGGTAGTCGGCATTGAAAGCGTGGCCCGCGTCGGGGTAGATGATGATGTCGAATGCCTTGTGCGCCTTGGCCATGGCGCTGCGCATGGCTTCCACGTCGTCCACCGGAATGCCCTGATCCTGGGCGCCGTAGAGCCCGAGCACCGGCGCCTTGATCTCGTCCA
The nucleotide sequence above comes from Nitrogeniibacter mangrovi. Encoded proteins:
- a CDS encoding NusG domain II-containing protein, producing MRSAKWREWLGELRPGDGLVVLGGLAFAALAAWHLWQGGAARWAEVRAHGKVVARLPIDRPGTVTVDGPLGKTLIEVAPGRARVKSDPGPRQYCVRQGWLTHAGAVAICAPNQVSLHVLGDSPAYDTLNY
- a CDS encoding IS110 family RNA-guided transposase, which produces MSSFVLGIDVSKDKLDCALQLPDGKLRHKVVSNAPEGFKRLDEWLAQRGVGQVHVCMEATGIYWEASAEYLSGREHTTVSVINPAQIKAFGASRLVRTKTDKVDASLIAQFCAERCPPPWQAPSAQEQALRAMVLRLEALQNMHRQESNRLLVARDAVREGIEAHLAWLDEQITQLVRQINDHIDNDPDMHDKRQLLESIPGVGERTVAVLLAFYADPARFGNARQAVAFAGLDPRQHESGSSVRGRSHLSKVGHAFIRKALYMPAVVTAYKTTWGGRFRQRLVRRGKHPKLIIGAMMRKLLQVAYGVLKSGKPFDPTLHET
- a CDS encoding TRAP transporter large permease, with protein sequence MNAAATRHPSGAMGKAGTILLILTCAAMLFVCAVELINVLFYDPYGDEHFLFTTAGMLGDMNIEELTYIMFGSLLVLLMLGLPLAFVTGGLGVVFVYLIGGQVMVNIIPSRIFPMMTNSDLAAIPLFIFMASMLERAGLIEEMFDVIYQWMGGLRGGLAAATIIASTILAAMVGVIGAAVVTMGIIALPAMLKRNYDPQIAIGSIMAGGTLGILIPPSILAILYAVVAQQSVGELYLGSLVPGLMLSGMYVAYVLIRTWLRPSMGPAVPVEERITLGAKFRLLLKLIAPLILVVLVLGLLFAGIATPVEAAGIGSFGAIIVAIMHGRFDLVALKEASVSTVKASAMVLWIIFGASIFVGFYILQGGQEFISDAILGTGLSPYGILFLMMVLLVILGMFLDWVGILLLAVPIFVPIIKSLTFDGLFGMPPVPGDKVALWFGVIYLVNMQMSFLSPPFGYALFYIRGVAPESISMATIFKSSLVFLGLQALGLLLCILIPGIVTWLPSLVYN
- the dctP gene encoding TRAP transporter substrate-binding protein DctP, with protein sequence MSKTTTQHAQSVDTAGNRRGFLKKTAIIGGAAITGAPFIGNAEAAKGKTWKVQSTWDAGTTGYALFEEWCHGFKEASGGELSIQPFGAKAVAADNNALFESVRTGVLDGMNPFTLYWSGKMPASVFLSSYPVGPDQPAQWDTMFYGLGLLEMTRKIYAKFGLVYVGPIQHDANIIHSKKPVTSVADFKGLKLRVPGGMVSEVFQEFGASTVSLPGSDIFPALEKGTIDAADYVGPAVNWDLGFAQVTKYILFGPPGLMSVYQPVDLMDLTVNMRAWKGLSPQMQRLVEDRVKTYSVKHYVSIQKRNVEALVKFEKAGSVINRLSEADLQAFRKAAIPIWFKWAKKDADATAVFKLQLDYMMNPIMGYVDAADIKGLSL
- the rapZ gene encoding RNase adapter RapZ, encoding MQIVLISGLSGSGKSIALNVLEDAGYYVVDNLPATLLPQLISTLRGAGYQRLAVAADVRAGASISALPGQIERLHDMVDDLRFIFLEARDETLIQRFSETRRRHPLAEENLTLGEAIARERDLLEPISHLGHRIDTSDTQANTLRAWVKDFMQLEQTAGLTLLFQSFGFKYGIPVDADLVFDVRCLPNPHYDLNLRPLTGRDQPVIDFLEKIPEVGRMFDDIRGFVANWLPAYIRDNRSYLTVAVGCTGGQHRSVYFAERLANHFRDTVRVMVRHRAGARRAHDGRTGNGSGAAR
- a CDS encoding alkaline phosphatase D family protein, which gives rise to MAFDSQMSRRRFIRTLGAGAVAGAALSSVPALASHRRAPVSLRNFTHGVASGDPLPHAVILWTRLSPVGRRGQVPVFWEVAADRAFRHVLRRGVARTDAGRDFTVKVDVDGLPAGRRFFYRFRSGRAVSPVGVTRTLPRGAVDEVRLAVFSCANYPAGFFHAYGEAARRRDLFASVHLGDYLYEYGRGGYASEDAALLDREVDPEGELLALDDYRRRYAQYRSDPDCQALHAAMPMIAVWDDHEIANDTWKGGAENHNPGEGDFAVRRAAAIRAYHEWMPIRVSDPRRPERIYRSFRFGNLLSLHMLDTRVIARDRQLDYAGYLGNGGFDAAAFAADMADPARQLMGTEQRAWLQGQMAASSATWQVLGQQVLMGRMHIPAPVALQSISFGDYSALLYKAQTAPGTLTPAEQAVLAQPAIPYNLDAWDGYAVAREVVLGMARALDKNLVVLAGDTHNAWASDLADAQGNAVGVEFATASVSSPGLEAYFPNEDPAAVAAGLTRLIGPLRYANTADRGYMVLTATAEACTAQWHYVSTIKSADYAAIDGPVWATLPGAGNRRLFAV
- a CDS encoding MBL fold metallo-hydrolase; translation: MSTPLPDDILVFERGWLSANNILLFDGGEATLVDTGYLSHAEQTVALVREGLAGRTLTDIVNTHSHSDHIGGNAAVQRAFGARITIPEGMHAAVDQWDESALLLTLADQRGERFRADHLAHAGETVAMGARPWQALAAPGHDMDALMYWNPETGILISGDALWRDGFGILFAEVLGTGDGIGTARTTLDAIARLPVRTVIPGHGAPFVEVDEALATAYARLAAFEEDGARMARNAIRACTTFALLDLRRMSIDALPGWLERTPLFAEANRRFLNETPERLADWLIDGLEKAGVAKREGGWLVAA
- a CDS encoding AAA family ATPase, whose translation is MYVNSIEMENYKCFLKPQEILLAPGFNLFVGANNSGKTTALEALDLDSTISSPHRSVANLPEYGASPSPHSRLKLSLTTTLNEYRGISTTNIQIPIPNEILKNISSHGNVAARQLYDGICESPEIVIFIEIHGGNIRTAYKTCHGFSKIVNSKSNNDTICSIYMDFNPSDGTLQNAQVANSGGIERHLASIREKYRSRIYRFSAQRLPADTSSTAGDPVLQRNAGNLPYCINHLHSNDAEGHRILCNWVHRIFPSVKWIQAPPIPGNQAFQLQCLPEAPSKRRHDLAVSLDKMGSGIGNVIAILYVVLTSRFPQVIAIDEPNSFLHPKALRELLGILSQEGKQHQYILTAHSPDVLTAVSPATITMFSLNETYSVTKQVSGKDLPSLRTDLAHLGIRMTDLHGQDRVLWVEGQTEEIVIPVLLRHFCPEVAAGTAVLRVEHTGAFEKKGLSPTEVAKIYQRLTASSALVPPMVAILLDKENRKSSECKKICQESSGAIHFLERKMLENYVLHPDAISAVLTELGEPIASDTVRAELDSYSYENLASANGSEVLSNIFSKLSEARLEFRKTRDTPSLIDWLLANQPSALVDLEDFLRRLFGLPLRAH